The DNA segment CACAATGGCCTGCGTCACTACCCGTTCGTCGAGCTCCGCCATGCTGTCCTCCCCGTTCGGAACTTCTCAGAGACACCTGTCCGCTCCTGACTGGGGCGCGAGTTTCGCCCGCACGGTCTTCCCTCCTGCAGAGGATCGCACGTCCTTCTACCCGCAAGCCCGGGTATAGGTTTCGGAGGCGAGGATGGCAGAAAAGGAAGCCCCCAACGTTCCTTTCTGCCTTTGAATTCTGGAGCCGCTATGGCAAGTCCTGCAGGTGGTAGGGGAGGCCGACGCGACACCCCCCTCGGGACATGTCCCCTTCCCCTGCGAAAGGCCCGGGAGGGAACCCAGGGCTGAGGGTGGCGCTGCCGAGCTCCCAAGCCCGCGACCGGTAAAACCCCTTCAGCCTGCGAAGGACATTCGTCCGGCTGGGGCGGGGCACTCTGGGGACCGGGAGCCTACTTCACGACTGCCACCTTGCGGCAAGCGGAGAAGCTCCCCATCGTCAGTCGGCACACGTAGATCCCGCTGGGAAGGCCGGTGGAGTCGATGATCACTTCGTGGCGGCCCGACTGCTTGTGCCCTTGGTCCAGCGTCAACACCTCCTGGCCCCGCAGGTCGTACAGCTTGAGGGAGACCAGGCCCTCGCGGTGAACGTAATAGACAAGACGGCTCGTGGAATTGAAGGGATTGGGGTGGTTCTGGCCGAGCTCGAGGAAGCGGGGCGCCGCATCTCGGTCGTCCGCCACCTCGGAGGTCGCCCGGGAAACAAAGGTGGTGATGCTCGCAGGGGGCAGGGTCACCGAGAAACTCCCGTCCACCACCCGGAAGTCAGGGCCGCGGCTGCAGCTTTCCGTCTGGGAGGTCCTGAAGCTGGCGAACCCTTCCACCGTGCTCCCGACAAGGACAAAGGTTTGCTCGCGGGCATAGGGGCATTCATTGATCGCTATGATCACCAACCTGTTCCTGTCCGCGCTATCTGTATAGGCGGTGACGTAAACCCAGCGCTGCGGGATGTAGGTCGTGGCCAGCCTCACAAAACCTGGGCGCACGAAACGAGCGAACTGGGCCATTACGTGGCCGCGTTTGCTGACCCTACCCGTCCCGCCCTCGAGGATGGGACCATAGTAACGGACAATGTACCACCAGATGTAGGCGCTCATGCCCGCGTTCATACAATCGCTGATCTCCTTGGCCGTGCGCAGGACCCCCGTCCAGGTGGTGTCGAGATCCAGATGCTCCGTCATCCAGATCTCTTTGCCGAGCTTCTCAGCCAGCGGATACGGTTCAAGGCCGCCGCCGTAGATATGCCCGCCGATGATGTCCACGTTTTGCGCGGCGAGCGAATCGTTGAGAATCGCATCGGAGTAGGTCTTGTCGAAATGGTAGGACTCCGGAGCAATGATCCTCACCCCGATGGATCGACCGTGCTCGCGGAGGAAGCGGACCATCTCCTCGGGGCTCCAGTCGCAGGACTCGTACGTCACCTGAATGTCCGGCTCATTCTGGATGGAGATCGCATAGAGCGGCGCCCCATTCCTGGCCATGGAGTCAGCGAAAGCGCGCAAGTGGCGGGCGTAGTCAGCGTAGCACTCCGGTTTGAGCCTTCCCCCGACAATGCTGCCGTTCGTCTTCAGGCTTGGAGGCGGAGACCACGGGGTTGCGATGAGCTTCACCCCCATGGCGTAGGCCGCTCGCGCGGTGCGGTAGTTCAACGCGAATTGGGCTGGATCGCTCGGCACACGCAATCGCAGGATGCTCAGGCCAATCTGCCCCTCGTCCGTCCCAAAAGCGGCTTGAATGTCGGCCTGCGTCATGTCCGGCCGCCAGGGCAGGATGTTGGCGGCGCCAAATCCCCGAATGACCTGCCGGGTGCTGTCCAGGTAGATATAGGCGGTCGACGCGTTCAGATCGCCCAAAAGAGGCCCGCAGAAAAGAAGAACAACCCCTGTCCTACGCAGAAAGCTCGCCAACGATAGCCTGCAGGATCCCATTCGAATTCCTCCTCTGGCTGCCTCCCAGAAAATGGCTCGCGCAAACCCCGAGGGGAGAAATCAGGATAG comes from the candidate division KSB1 bacterium genome and includes:
- a CDS encoding T9SS type A sorting domain-containing protein translates to MGSCRLSLASFLRRTGVVLLFCGPLLGDLNASTAYIYLDSTRQVIRGFGAANILPWRPDMTQADIQAAFGTDEGQIGLSILRLRVPSDPAQFALNYRTARAAYAMGVKLIATPWSPPPSLKTNGSIVGGRLKPECYADYARHLRAFADSMARNGAPLYAISIQNEPDIQVTYESCDWSPEEMVRFLREHGRSIGVRIIAPESYHFDKTYSDAILNDSLAAQNVDIIGGHIYGGGLEPYPLAEKLGKEIWMTEHLDLDTTWTGVLRTAKEISDCMNAGMSAYIWWYIVRYYGPILEGGTGRVSKRGHVMAQFARFVRPGFVRLATTYIPQRWVYVTAYTDSADRNRLVIIAINECPYAREQTFVLVGSTVEGFASFRTSQTESCSRGPDFRVVDGSFSVTLPPASITTFVSRATSEVADDRDAAPRFLELGQNHPNPFNSTSRLVYYVHREGLVSLKLYDLRGQEVLTLDQGHKQSGRHEVIIDSTGLPSGIYVCRLTMGSFSACRKVAVVK